Genomic DNA from Haemorhous mexicanus isolate bHaeMex1 chromosome 20, bHaeMex1.pri, whole genome shotgun sequence:
CTTTCCTCACACTAATACATTTTCAAACTTTTGGTTTCGGTTCTagaataaaaagaaggaagtttAAAAAAGAGTAACTTTGTGTATTCATATGAATACTTAAGGAAgttgtaatatatatataaaggaaAATTTAGTTGCATGTTGGTTTTATTGGGGAAAACacagtctttttattttttaataagaatATCCTTCACTATTTTCTGAGATTTCAGGTTGGTTTGCTCAGGTAACTGTCCTATAAAGGAAACTTTTGATACAAAGAATAAGATTCTTGGAGAGATCACTGCTCTTTTTCCACTTGGGCTTTATATTATAATCTGATCTGTGAGATTAAATAACTGCTGCTGTTTACATCTTTCCCTTGATCCTTTTGTCATTATTAGAGAGACTTATGTGAGAGGCAGAGGTATGAAGGCTCACCTTtgacaataaataaaattacactTGATGAAAAGCTTAATGTTGTCAAAAGTGCTGTAGAAGATCTTAAGAGAAAGTTGGAAATTTTACTCTTGGAGAATTATGCTCAGCATCTCCCACCAGGTGAGTTTCCCttattttgaaatctttttCTTAAAGACAGTGGATTTAGCAAATAGagtaaaaaattactttgtgcGAATAAAACAAGACACACGATACTCAGCAAAAAACTAAAGAACACTGTAAGAATTTTTAAGACAGGTACTGCTTTATCTTCATAGAATGATCCAGCTGCTTTACCCATCTCACTCTTCTGACAGTTCCCCTCTGACCACACCAGCATAGAGTGTTTTGTTAATTTTGGGTAAAAATGTTTGCCTACACGTCCTTTGTAATTTATACAATGAAAAAATGCAACTCCTTGTTTTGCACTTGAACAAGTATCTGGTATTATTTAAGGTGTGTTTTCCTTTAGAAGCTTAAACACTTCCTAAGTACATTTTGAAGAAACGCCTTAACACTTcacttatttttgtatttagTGCATCCTCCAGACTTAGGCCAGGAGCCAAGTGTCAGCTCATCGTCTCCAGAGTCTGCAGCTGCAAGTCCTGAACCAACCATTTCCAGCCAGTTTTCTCAGTGTAAGTATCCAAGCCAGCAGGACTCTTAACCACATCCAGGTGACCCTGAGACTGGATTTGCTGAAGAAAGCTGTCCTTGCCAACATCAGCTGGAAATGTGGCTGTTTACTGAAGCTTGGAAACACAATGGAGTTGCCGTGAATGAATCAGTTACTGGCACATAATGTAACATTGTACCTGACTGCGGATGTAGGATAAAAAAGAGATAAGAAACCTGTTTTGTGTAGGCTGTGTGGTGGTGTGTTGCTGGCTGTGGAGTCTGAGCTGGTGTACAGGCAGTTACTGCACCTCACTGATCCTTGCTGTTAAACTGTAGTTACTCCAGTTGTTACTTGAATTCTGCAACATTTTGACAGAAACATTTTTGCAATCAACCCACTCTTCTACAGCTGTAGCTTAACACAGAAAACATGGTTTTGCTGATAAAATATGTAAGAACTTGTCCCAGTGAACAGATGACAGTAAGCTTTATGAAGGTAAGCATCCCTTTATTGacaaaaaggtaatttttaaaaacaaaagattATGGCTAGGAATAAAATCCATCTTTTAGGGTGCAAGGTACTTTGACCTTTCCACTGGAGTGCATATGAGTCTGTCATGGATATTTACACAGTTGTGCCTGTTAAATGTTTCAGTATGCCCAGGATACAGTTGATAATGCTTGGTTGAGGATTTTTGAACTTTGTTTCAGATTTCTGGCTtgataattttgtttcatttctcttctGGATCAGGAATATACCTGCCTTCTTGTTGCCTGCAtgtgagaaaattttcctttctgtcttcCAGGGGCAGATGATGTGACTTTTGACCCCACAAGAGTACACGAGCGCttggcactcacagcccagaacagGAGAGTGATGGTTTCCAGCCACCCGAGCAGTTATCAACCATCACCCAAAAGATTCTGCATCAGCCAAGTCATGTGTTCACAGGGCTTCTCTACTGGGTGCCACTACTGGGAAGTAATTACCAAGGACAGTGATGGATGGGCTGTTGGAGTTGCTCATGAAATGATTGGTAAAAGGGACAAATTGGGAAGAACTGAGCATTCCTGGTGTGTAGAATGGCTAGGTCCTATAAAACAGCTGTCAGCGTGGCATAAGGATCAAAAAACATTATTGGACAAGGACAAACCACTGAAGGTTGGAGTTTTCCTGGAGCTACAGAAGAAGACTGTGTCATTTTACTCCATCTCTGACAGAGAAATGCTTTTGCACACCTTTGAAATCAGTACCTCAGATCCTCTCTACCCTGCTTTCTGGCTGTACACTCTAGAGAGAAATGGATCTTTAACTATAAGTCAGCCAAACAGCAGATAAAGCCTACTGAGAACAGAGACAATTTTGCCAATGACTGCAGTTTCTGTAAAAGCCTCAGTGTTTAGCACAGGAGTGTACCAAGGAATGAATGCATATCTACCCAGGCTTTCCTGGGAATCAGCCACTGGCACTTctgtctgctctgcttctcttcaTGCTGTGCTCTGGTCTAGCCATACTTCATTAAAGCAATTTCAGCCTATGCTAAAGGCAGTAACCACCCCGTAGGAGTCAGGTGGGTTTCACAAGCAGCTTTAAGTAGTCCCAGGATATTCCTAGGAAAGAATGGACTAAGGCTTATCCCAACATTAGAGCTTCCTTTCTCATTGACCTCATTTTTTCCTATattgatattaaaaaatacagaagaacaGATTATGCTGTTACTTTCTGTCAAGTGAGTTTTCTTTAGACAGATCTGATTGATTAAGGAATGCTTAGAGGGTAAGAATGTTACTGATCTTGGGTATGAAAATCTTTCCCTTTAGGGTAGGCACTAACTATGAAATAGGCTTTGGATTTGAGGACCTGACACTTCAGGGAGGTGTCCCAGAAGAACATCATCTCCCCAGAACCATATTTTAATCTTGCCCTGGCCAAAGGGTTGTCAGTCCTGGTGGTGGTGTGACCGTGGACATGCTTGTGGAAGCAGATGTAGGGGTGTGTTTATACCAGCTAATAAATCATGAGGTCACTTTAGTGCCCTTTTAAAGGGCCTGCAAACAGGACTCTGTCATGGGAAGGACCATCTGGTCTTGCCAGTGAGCTTGAGACAAAGTAAGAGGTTCTCAGTTGGTTCACTGGGGGGGATGAAGGAACCAGAGCTGAGGTCCCACAAAACCTATGGACAGCTTGATTTCTGAGAGATCCACTGCTTCATGCAGGCACACTGAAAACGGCATTCCCAAGAAGCAAAAGCTTTTTCAGGAAAGCTGGGCATTCCTGACAAAATAAATAGTTTATCATGGATAAAGCATGTGGGATTCAGCTTTCTCATTTAGTGGAATGGAGCTCCTTGTCTTTTAAAGTAATTGACAGAACTGCTCACCTTCAGAGAGACTCTGCTGCCACTGAACACTCTGATGGCCTAAATGCACATCTGTAAGATCCCGGGCTGTGCCATTCAGCATCTCCAAGGCTGGGGTGACTTTCCTGGGATAGCCAAAGGCACTGCCTTGTTAGTATTGAGGTGTCCTTTGCTGGGTCTTCCggaaaaacagcagctgcagcatgaGAGCGCAGGACGTCCCTAATTTCCCACATACGAGTTGCACCGTagtgcccaggggcagcaaTTTGTTGTGGTTTGGATCACCGCAACAACACACAGTGCCGATGGGAACGCACTGTGTCACTATTTGAACATTGGGAAGAATTTCCTGAGTAGGTGATTAAACATTGGGACGGGCAGCCCGGGTTAGAGTCACCCTCCCTAGGGGTGTTTAGGGAAAGACTGGGCTTGGCTCTCGGTGCTGCGGGCTGGTTGTCCACGGTGGAGTTGGCCATAGGCTGGAATGGATGATCTCGGAGATCTTTTGCACCCTCACTGATCCTGTGATCCCGGTGTGCTCCGGGTGCCCCGGGCTGTCCTTCAGCGCTCGCTGCGGTCGCGGCCGGCCCGGCGgagccgccgcctcccgcccgcGCCCTCAGGGGCAGCCGCCGCCCCGCGCAGCTGCCGCGCAGCCGCCGCTCGTGGCAGGTCCCTCGCGAGCCGCCGTAGCGCGCCCGCCGCGTTCCGTGAGGGGAGCCCGGGCAGGCCAGGCCGcagcggcgccgccgccgccgccacgcCCGATGTGAGCGgccccgggccgggggcagcgAGCGTGGCCATGAAGAAGGACGTGCGGATCCTGCTGGTGGGAGAACGTGAGTGCCGAGGCAGGAGGGCCGGGGAAGGATGGGGGCCGCCGGCTGTCACACCGCCCCGGTGCTGCGAGGCTCagcccggggccgcgccggCTCCGCGGGGCGGGCAGGGGTCGGGGTGGGCTCGCCGTGACCGCTCGGAGCGCGGCCCGGAGCCCCTCGGCTCCCTGCTCCGGGCACTAGCACGGCCGGCACTTGGTGCAATTGTGCAGCTTGGATGTCCCTGGAGATGACACCGGGGTGAAATTCTTGCCCGGTGTTTGGCCACGGCCGATTTaaacttttgcttttatttttcttttatttatttattttttaatttttttttttatttttcttttttgcccgTGTTAAAATCACACTTGCACGTTTCCCATTTACTGCCTTTGGAGATCAGTGGCCTGATGTGCTCCCTGTGGTTCTAGGTCGGGTGTTGTGGATTTGTGGCCAGGACAGGGCCAGAGAGTCCAGAtcccttttttttgcttttaacttTCTGTCTGACCTTGGATAAACAGCACACACGGAGGTGCATGCCAGAGGTACTGTGGGTCTGGATTTTTTCATGTGTTCTTAAAATTGTGTCCTGAAGTTCACGCTTAGGTACCCAAATAATTGACAGGGCTCCCAGAGGCTCAGCTTCTCATTGGTATACATAGCAGAGAGGAGGTTCTGTTAGTTTGCAAAGAGAGCTTAATTTCCTCCAGGGGAAAGAATACAGAGTAATTACCAAGGGTTATTAGTAAAATTACCTAGTTATACTAAGAATGTGGTACTGCTAACAAAGCTTTCCTGAGGATTGAATGTGCCCCATATGTATTTATAGtgcagtttttgctttttttttatggtgCAGGTTGGCTCTGTCTGTCATGCATAGAAAGGCTCTCTGTGACTCTTCTGGAGAGGAATCTTGAGGGGGCTGTCACTGTGCAGAAAGAGCTAACTCATTAAGATTGTATTTGGTTAGTTTTGCATGACTGTGTTTGGGACTTGGTGCCTTTGAATATACAGTTTAATTCCTCTTTATAATACATGCCTGATTTACCTCAATGTCTTTGGCAAGGCTGTGTTTTGGGCTGGCTGTGTGCAGTGGTTTCAGCACAGGTGTAACAGGTACTTTGTTTTGGCAACAAGGTTCACAGTGTGCCCAAGTAGGAATATTAAAGCTACGGGTTTCTTAAATACAGCAGTGTGTACAACATGGCACACAACAGAGATTGTGAGCATCCCTATGTTACACTTCTGTTTGACTTTTAGTGAGGAGGAGGGACAAATTTGTTTTACAAATTGGTAAAACTTGTCAGTTACAGTGTCAGTCCTGCTTTGTGTATGTGTCCCGTGTATTTATTATTCTGAAACCACAAGTTAGTCCAGACCGTCTAAAACATTTTGATGGTAACAGCAGACCATCAGGTTCAGAATCTGAAATATGCCAAAAACTCTTTATTGTAAGCCTATTCCAAAACTCAGCCTTTTCCATTCCCAGTGGTCCACAGTTTAGGTTTAAGTTGGTTTAGTCCTCATATGCTGGGTGCAAACATCAATTTTTAATAGCCAGTAATTTTCAGAATATGTTCAGCATGTTATGCAGCATGATGTAAAAGACTTATATATGaggaaaaagacaaattaaTTATCATgaagtgctgtgctgctttccttcATCCCAGTCAGCTGATACCTTTTATGCTGTTATTTCTAAGACTAAGAACAGATTGGGAAAGACAGAGGGTTGACCTAGATTTGAACAAAATAACCCAGATCTCTACACTAGAACCTATGGATTTTCACAAAACTCAAGGACACTAAAAAGTGTATCAAGAGCTTCTAAATACTTTTACTCACCAGCAATACATAATCTTGTATTTTCAATCAGAAGAAGTGGGTTTCTATATCTGCAAAATCAGTTTTGCCACTGTTTGAAGTTAGAACTGTCTTGGTCAGGTGCAAAACACCCATCACTATTTTCACTAATTACTGACTTTACTTACCTATAAGGGAagtgctaattttttttccccgtgGAAGTAGGAGAGCTTCTGAAGCTCTTTCAATTCTGTCAGGATGAAAATTAGGATGGAGTTGATGCAGGAGGATGCCTGGCAGTTTAAGTTAGGATTTTAGCTCAGTTGAGTATCTGATGGAAACACTGTTGCAGGTTTCTCACTGCTGTTGAGAAACCTGcaacctgctgctctgcagggagtaCCACTGGGGAAAAGTTTACAGCTGTTCTCtgtaaggaaaacagaaatctaCCTCCttagaacagattttttttgcttttcataatTCTTTTACAACTAGTCTTCATCATGGTAAGTTAAAGAGAAGGTTTTATTTCTGGATGTCAGAACATGTTACTGTACCAAAAATAGACCTAGATAAGTTGAGTGTACTCTGACTGGATCATCAGTTCAGTAACACCAATTCCTGCACAAAATCAGCCAGTGGTACAATCATCCCTCTTCATCTTCCATATTCAGATTTCTACAGGGTTACATGGAGATGTGTAAGTGCAGTGATATCAGCTGAACACCTTCTGTCCCCTGGTGACATTTTCTGTTGGTTTCAGTAGGAGCAGTGACACAGGCTCTGACTGCTGGTGAGCAGTGCCTTGGCTGGTAACACATTCCTACTGGCAGAGGTGCTGGTACATCCAGGGTGAAATTGAGTTTTGCTTGAATTGAGA
This window encodes:
- the RNF135 gene encoding E3 ubiquitin-protein ligase RNF135 isoform X1; this translates as MAAVMELDGLELQCSCCLQLFAEPVRLSGCGHSFCRGCILLYCAGRPRAPCPLCRCPFEPQHLRPNRELAALLSLIPRELKEELETLEEPKACGAAACNGLSSAGRGRGEKKEETGGSSKQQEITAETIQLLRKDLDKTKEYTSQIKSQIIKDFCCMKEYVERQERNTLMFIEQQQKAAQQKIEETIHQLTDIKAQTRDLCERQRYEGSPLTINKITLDEKLNVVKSAVEDLKRKLEILLLENYAQHLPPVHPPDLGQEPSVSSSSPESAAASPEPTISSQFSQWADDVTFDPTRVHERLALTAQNRRVMVSSHPSSYQPSPKRFCISQVMCSQGFSTGCHYWEVITKDSDGWAVGVAHEMIGKRDKLGRTEHSWCVEWLGPIKQLSAWHKDQKTLLDKDKPLKVGVFLELQKKTVSFYSISDREMLLHTFEISTSDPLYPAFWLYTLERNGSLTISQPNSR
- the RNF135 gene encoding E3 ubiquitin-protein ligase RNF135 isoform X3, which codes for MAAVMELDGLELQCSCCLQLFAEPVRLSGCGHSFCRGCILLYCAGRPRAPCPLCRCPFEPQHLRPNRELAALLSLIPRELKEELETLEEPKACGAAACNGLSSAGRGRGEKEYTSQIKSQIIKDFCCMKEYVERQERNTLMFIEQQQKAAQQKIEETIHQLTDIKAQTRDLCERQRYEGSPLTINKITLDEKLNVVKSAVEDLKRKLEILLLENYAQHLPPVHPPDLGQEPSVSSSSPESAAASPEPTISSQFSQWADDVTFDPTRVHERLALTAQNRRVMVSSHPSSYQPSPKRFCISQVMCSQGFSTGCHYWEVITKDSDGWAVGVAHEMIGKRDKLGRTEHSWCVEWLGPIKQLSAWHKDQKTLLDKDKPLKVGVFLELQKKTVSFYSISDREMLLHTFEISTSDPLYPAFWLYTLERNGSLTISQPNSR
- the RNF135 gene encoding E3 ubiquitin-protein ligase RNF135 isoform X2, translating into MAAVMELDGLELQCSCCLQLFAEPVRLSGCGHSFCRGCILLYCAGRPRAPCPLCRCPFEPQHLRPNRELAALLSLIPRELKEELETLEEPKACGAAACNGLSSAGRGRGEKEETGGSSKQQEITAETIQLLRKDLDKTKEYTSQIKSQIIKDFCCMKEYVERQERNTLMFIEQQQKAAQQKIEETIHQLTDIKAQTRDLCERQRYEGSPLTINKITLDEKLNVVKSAVEDLKRKLEILLLENYAQHLPPVHPPDLGQEPSVSSSSPESAAASPEPTISSQFSQWADDVTFDPTRVHERLALTAQNRRVMVSSHPSSYQPSPKRFCISQVMCSQGFSTGCHYWEVITKDSDGWAVGVAHEMIGKRDKLGRTEHSWCVEWLGPIKQLSAWHKDQKTLLDKDKPLKVGVFLELQKKTVSFYSISDREMLLHTFEISTSDPLYPAFWLYTLERNGSLTISQPNSR